The following proteins are co-located in the uncultured Draconibacterium sp. genome:
- a CDS encoding YegS/Rv2252/BmrU family lipid kinase, whose protein sequence is MSFTIANTLFLLNPNSGKRNSQKIIARLQKADKNVNFIICKSKNELSQLFASIDKKYKVLVICGGDGTINSILPYTKNSNLIFAVWPNGSGNGFARELGFSNKIEKLFASIKKGATKKIDVIKINDSYFCNVAGVGFDSYIADKFDKNGKRGLITYVIEAIKALFSYPQIYAEIKADENVFTDRFFMICLANTRQFGNNIIIAPKANPGDGLIDLVCIRSFPKILVPLILLKIVCKKGKNSKYIHYLKAKEITIKTNYNTYHVDGEPIIKDEPILAAKRENSMTILNAI, encoded by the coding sequence ATGTCGTTTACCATTGCCAATACACTATTTCTTCTAAATCCCAACTCTGGAAAAAGAAATTCGCAAAAAATTATTGCTCGTTTACAAAAAGCAGACAAAAACGTGAATTTCATTATTTGTAAAAGCAAAAATGAATTGAGCCAACTATTTGCAAGTATCGATAAAAAATACAAAGTATTGGTTATTTGCGGAGGCGATGGCACAATTAACAGCATATTACCCTATACAAAAAACAGTAATTTAATTTTTGCCGTATGGCCCAACGGATCGGGAAATGGGTTTGCCCGCGAGTTGGGTTTTTCAAACAAAATTGAAAAATTATTTGCATCGATTAAAAAAGGTGCAACAAAAAAAATAGATGTTATTAAAATAAATGACAGCTATTTTTGCAATGTAGCAGGAGTTGGTTTTGACAGTTATATTGCCGATAAATTTGATAAAAATGGCAAACGAGGTTTGATTACTTATGTAATTGAGGCGATAAAAGCTTTATTTAGCTACCCGCAAATTTATGCTGAAATAAAAGCTGACGAAAACGTTTTTACAGATCGTTTTTTTATGATATGCCTTGCAAATACCAGGCAATTTGGCAACAACATCATTATTGCCCCTAAAGCGAATCCCGGCGATGGACTTATCGATTTAGTATGCATAAGAAGTTTTCCAAAAATTCTTGTACCCCTTATTCTTTTAAAAATAGTATGTAAAAAAGGAAAAAACTCGAAGTACATACATTATTTAAAAGCAAAAGAAATTACCATTAAAACCAACTACAACACATACCATGTTGATGGTGAACCCATAATAAAAGATGAACCAATACTGGCTGCAAAAAGAGAGAACTCAATGACTATTTTAAATGCCATTTAA
- a CDS encoding ABC-F family ATP-binding cassette domain-containing protein: protein MISIDGLAVEFSGTTLFKDINFVVNENDRIALMGKNGAGKSTLLKILAGAQTPTSGKVSAPGDAIIAYLPQHLLTENNRNLFDEASQAFADALNMQKTLDELNHQLTVRTDYESDEYAKIIEQVSELSEKLYSDGEANFDAEVEKILLGLGFERNDFQRPTSEFSGGWRMRIELAKILLKKPDLILLDEPTNHLDIESVQWLEDFLINNAKAVIVISHDRTFVDNITNRTIEVTMGRIYDYKVNYSQYLQLRGERREQQQKAFDEQQKMIAETQQFIDRFKGTYSKTLQVQSRVKMLEKLQILEVDEVDTSHLRLRFPPSPRSGNYPVIADQVGKNFGDHLVFSDATFSISRGEKVAFVGKNGEGKTTLVKAIMGELEYDGSLTLGHNSMIGYFSQNEASLLDEKLTIFQTIDDVAKGDIRTKIKDILGAFMFGGDDWDKKVSVLSGGERTRLAMIKLLLEPVNLLILDEPTNHLDMRTKDILKQALMEFDGTLILVSHDRDFLDGLVNKIYEFGNKRVKEHDEGIREFLERKKMEHLRELEVKGR, encoded by the coding sequence ATGATTTCAATTGACGGGCTGGCGGTAGAGTTTAGCGGAACAACACTTTTTAAAGACATTAACTTTGTGGTAAACGAAAACGACCGCATTGCTTTAATGGGTAAAAACGGGGCAGGTAAATCGACCTTGTTAAAGATACTGGCGGGCGCTCAAACTCCCACAAGTGGAAAAGTTTCTGCTCCGGGCGATGCAATAATTGCCTATTTGCCGCAGCACCTGCTTACCGAAAACAACCGAAATCTGTTTGATGAAGCTTCGCAGGCCTTTGCCGATGCACTAAACATGCAAAAAACATTGGATGAATTAAACCACCAGCTTACCGTACGTACTGATTATGAATCGGATGAATATGCTAAAATTATTGAGCAGGTATCGGAGTTAAGCGAGAAATTGTACAGCGACGGTGAAGCCAATTTTGATGCCGAAGTAGAAAAAATATTGCTTGGGCTCGGATTTGAGCGAAACGATTTCCAACGGCCAACCAGCGAGTTTAGCGGAGGTTGGCGCATGCGAATTGAATTGGCTAAAATACTGCTCAAAAAACCCGATCTTATTCTTCTGGATGAGCCAACGAACCACCTCGATATTGAATCGGTACAATGGCTCGAAGATTTTTTAATAAACAACGCCAAAGCGGTTATTGTAATTTCACACGACCGTACTTTTGTCGATAACATTACAAACCGCACCATTGAAGTAACCATGGGGCGTATTTACGATTACAAAGTTAATTACTCGCAATACCTGCAATTAAGGGGCGAACGGCGCGAACAACAGCAAAAAGCTTTCGACGAGCAACAAAAAATGATTGCCGAAACACAACAGTTTATCGATCGTTTTAAAGGAACCTACTCAAAAACATTGCAGGTTCAGTCGCGGGTAAAAATGCTGGAAAAACTGCAAATACTTGAAGTGGATGAGGTAGATACTTCACACCTTCGTTTGCGTTTTCCACCATCACCACGTTCTGGAAATTATCCGGTTATTGCCGACCAGGTAGGTAAAAATTTTGGCGATCACCTGGTTTTTTCGGATGCCACATTTAGCATTTCGCGTGGCGAGAAAGTGGCTTTTGTAGGGAAAAACGGCGAGGGAAAAACTACTCTGGTAAAAGCAATTATGGGCGAACTGGAGTACGATGGAAGCCTGACTCTTGGACACAATTCGATGATTGGTTATTTCTCGCAAAACGAAGCTTCGCTTTTAGATGAGAAACTCACTATTTTTCAAACAATCGATGATGTTGCCAAGGGAGATATTCGCACCAAGATTAAGGATATACTCGGTGCCTTTATGTTTGGAGGCGACGATTGGGATAAAAAAGTAAGTGTCCTCTCAGGAGGTGAACGTACACGTTTGGCAATGATAAAATTGCTGCTTGAACCGGTGAACCTTCTGATTTTAGATGAGCCAACCAACCACCTCGATATGCGCACCAAAGACATTCTGAAACAAGCCTTGATGGAATTCGACGGAACACTGATACTGGTTTCGCACGACCGCGACTTTTTAGATGGGCTGGTAAATAAAATCTACGAATTTGGCAACAAACGCGTAAAAGAACACGACGAAGGAATCCGCGAATTTCTGGAACGTAAAAAAATGGAACATTTGCGCGAGTTGGAGGTAAAAGGAAGATAA